Proteins co-encoded in one Neodiprion lecontei isolate iyNeoLeco1 chromosome 3, iyNeoLeco1.1, whole genome shotgun sequence genomic window:
- the LOC107223181 gene encoding uncharacterized protein LOC107223181 produces MLQPWCSGSARCVRKALFFVFIWGLIMIAAIQFRHMETVQENVAGSASHGASLSSGRFLLQQLIDSSYTREPVVPVTQSPLEMEPLLDKTPSRTEDKLIEEIETRLPSLPLAYWNRNKNNKAMHYKNESCAKFPSIFDLEFNNIYWQSMHTSNGSFQLFGAFYDTRELSKIGPAVRIVGMINRIEPTVKSFCQIWYEGEKEPQLVETFEYKYVWYSKWGNYKQGIYQPYIITCRVPQSHHKQVPASVSLVPKACDTATNNLRVIYNKPPEKKDFAVCVKGLDFLHEDLSVRLVEWIEMITLLGADKIFFYELQVHPNISKVLNYYEKLGKIHVTPLTLPGGQPNVPAFQHMYLTKKMNHKRQNELIPYNDCLYKHMYEYEYIALLDIDEVIMPVQDATWRELMDRILPKSLKIRNESRASYNVRNVYFLDDLLHSHGWFKDVPRYMHMLQHVYRAQNFTKPNQYVKCFHNPERVVTLHNHFPLACLGSGCTSYPIETEDAQLQHYRADCVKSLKKSCVEYRENSVMDTTIWRYKNKLIDRVTRTLKTLGFFGPGYASER; encoded by the exons ATGCTTCAGCCGTGGTGCAGCGGAAGCGCCCGCTGCGTACGCAAGGCGCTTTTCTTCGTCTTCATATGGGGATTGATAATGATCGCCGCTATACAGTTCCGTCACATGGAAACAGTACAGGAGAATGTGGCTGGATCCGCGTCCCACGGAGCCAGCCTAAGCTCCGGTCGTTTTCTCCTACagcaattgattgattccagctACACCCGCGAGCCTGTTGTCCCGGTGACCCAGAGCCCCCTGGAAATGGAGCCGCTCCTCGACAAGACCCCTTCACGGACCGAGGACAAGCTGATCGAGGAAATCGAGACGAGGCTCCCGAGTCTACCTCTCGCCTATTGGaaccgtaataaaaataacaaggCGATGCACTACAAGAACGAAAGTTGCGCCAAATTTCCAAGTATATTTGACCTCGAGTTCAACAACATCTACTGGCAGAGCATGCACACCTCGAACGGCTCCTTTCAGCTCTTTGGCGCTTTCTACGACACCAGGGAACTGTCCAAGATTGGGCCGGCAGTCAGAATCGTCGGCATGATCAACAGGATCGAACCGACTGTGAAGAGCTTCTGCCAGATCTGGTACGAGGGTGAGAAAGAACCGCAGCTGGTCGAGACCTTCGAGTACAAATACGTTTGGTACTCGAAGTGGGGCAACTACAAGCAAGGTATATATCAGCCGTACATAATCACGTGTAGAGTACCCCAAAGTCACCATAAACAGGTGCCAGCCTCGGTGTCGTTGGTGCCGAAGGCATGCGACACAGCGACAAATAATCTGAGGGTAATTTACAACAAACCGCCGGAAAAGAAGGACTTCGCTGTTTGCGTCAAGGGGCTGGACTTCCTTCACGAAGATCTCTCTGTCAGACTGGTCGAGTGGATCGAAATGATAACCCTCCTCGGTGCcgataaaatattcttctACGAACTTCAGGTCCATCCGAATATCAGCAAGGTGCTGAACTACTACGAGAAACTTGGCAAGATACACGTCACTCCCTTGACCCTTCCTGGGGGTCAGCCGAACGTTCCCGCATTCCAACACATGTACCTCACTAAAAAGATGAACCACAAACGTCAGAACGAGCTCATACCGTACAACGACTGTCTCTACAAACACATGTACGAGTACGAGTATATAGCGCTGTTGGACATCGACGAGGTTATCATGCCCGTTCAAGACGCAACGTGGAGGGAGTTGATGGACAGAATATTGCCAAAGTCCTTGAAAATCCGGAACGAATCGAGAGCTTCCTACAACGTCAGGAACGTCTACTTCCTCGACGATCTTCTACACTCGCATGGATGGTTCAAAGACGTGCCAAG GTACATGCACATGCTCCAGCACGTCTACAGGGCGCAAAACTTTACGAAGCCGAATCAGTACGTGAAGTGCTTTCACAACCCAGAACGAGTTGTAACCCTTCACAATCACTTCCCGCTAGCTTGTCTGGGATCTGGCTGCACCAGCTACCCAATAGAAACGGAGGACGCCCAGCTTCAGCATTATCGCGCTGACTGCGTCAAGTCCCTGAAGAAGTCGTGCGTCGAGTACAGAGAGAACAGCGTGATGGACACGACGATATGGAGGTATAAGAACAAGCTTATCGACAGGGTTACGCGGACGCTGAAGACTCTTGGATTCTTCGGACCCGGCTACGCCTCGGAGAGATAG